The following are encoded together in the Danaus plexippus chromosome 15, MEX_DaPlex, whole genome shotgun sequence genome:
- the LOC116766214 gene encoding membrane-associated progesterone receptor component 1-like has protein sequence MSSQSESKPVESETPATNSNNILYEIIYSPVNLILTLVIVVLIYKIIKSKFGKIIEEAPAPELPKIRKDMTVAELRKYDGSQEDGRVLVAVNGWIFDVTRGRRFYGPGGPYAAFGGKDASRGLATFSVTSSDKEYDDLSDLNSMEMESVKEWEAQFREKYDLVGKLLKPSEEPTNYSDEDPEDTDTSTSPDDKKAQ, from the exons atgtcCTCTCAATCCGAGTCTAAACCAGTAGAATCTGAAACTCCTGCGactaattctaataatattttatatgaaataatatacagTCCGGTAAATTTAATACTGACTTTGGTGATTGTTgtgttaatatacaaaattattaaaagtaagttTGGTAAAATAATCGAAGAGGCACCAGCTCCGGAATTGCCAAAAATCCGTAAGGATATGACAGTGGCCGAACTTCGAAAATACGATGGTAGCCAGGAGGATGGTAGAGTATTGGTGGCAGTTAACGGATGGATATTCGACGTGACGCGGGGACGTCGCTTCTACGGCCCTG gCGGTCCATATGCAGCTTTTGGGGGCAAAGATGCCTCCCGAGGTCTAGCTACCTTCTCAGTGACATCATCTGACAAGGAATATGATGACCTCAGCGATCTGAACTCAATGGAGATGGAGTCAGTTAAGGAGTGGGAGGCACAGTTTAGAG AAAAATACGATCTTGTTGGCAAGCTTCTTAAACCAAGCGAAGAACCAACAAACTACTCCGACGAAGATCCCGAAGATACGGACACCTCGACGTCACCGGATGATAAGAAggcacaataa